A stretch of Cryptococcus decagattii chromosome 7, complete sequence DNA encodes these proteins:
- a CDS encoding phosphatidylinositol transfer protein SFH5, whose product MSMVEASSASQATWPELADDHPLLQFNSRLPAILSEAGHSQIWGVTLTYSTPPAFSTLIILQKFLRSVENSVDEAATALGKTLKWRKDWGLDGPADGKEKEDFGPDFEGLGYVTEIKKADGGDEIVTWNVYGAVKDLKSTFGDLNRFLRWRISLMEKAIAQLHLATTSTPIPDLNAGIDPHRIAQVHLYEGVSFLRMDPHVKAASKATIEIMAANYPELLSRKFFVGVPLIMSWMFQVVRMFVSAETAKKFVVVSYKENLADELGELEGVPKEYGGKGPNLGELENQLREKDAATSS is encoded by the exons ATGTCCATGGTTGAAGCATCCTCCGCCTCGCAAGCCACCTGGCCCGAACTCGCAGACGACCACCCCCTTTTGCAGTTCAACTCTCGCCTTCCCGCAATCCTCTCAGAGGCTGGTCATTCTCAAATCTGGGGTGTCACTCTTACTTACTCTACTCCCCCAGCCTTCTCTACCCTTATCATTCTGCAAAAATTCCTCCGTTCTGTAGAGAACAGCGTGGATGAGGCTGCCACAGCTTTAGGCAAGACACTCAAATGGCGGAAGGACTGGGGACTGGACGGGCCTGCGGAcgggaaagagaaggaagatttCGGGCCTGACTTTGAAGGCCTAGGATATGTGACCGAGATTAAGAAAGCTGATGGCGGAGATGAGATCGTGACTTGGAACGTTTATGGAGCGGTGAAGGATTTGAAATCGACCTTTGGGGACCTTAACCG GTTTTTGCGATGGCGTATCAGTCTCATGGAGAAAGCTATCGCTCAGCTTCATCTTGCAACCACCTCTACTCCCATCCCAGACCTTAACGCCGGTATTGATCCCCATCGCATTGCACAAGTCCACCTTTACGAAGGGGTTTCATTTCTTCGCATGGATCCCCATGTGAAAGCTGCCTCAAAGGCAACCATTGAAATTATGGCCGCCAACTATCCCGAACTTCTTTCTCGCAAGTTCTTTGTGGGGGTGCCATTGATAATGAGCTGGATGTTCCAGGTTGTGCGAATGTTCGTTTCCGCTGAGACTGCCAAGAAGTTTGTGGTCGTCAGCTACAAGGAGAATCTGGCGGACGAGCTGGGAGAACTTGAAGGCGTGCCCAAGGAGTATGGTGGAAAGGGTCCTAATTTGGGCGAACTTGAGAATCAGCTACGAGAGAAGGACGCAGCAACTTCTTCGTGA
- a CDS encoding mitochondrial intermembrane space import and assembly protein 40, whose amino-acid sequence MFARSFSNASRTIARRSLSTRSGPAPSSLWSSRNAVIAGTTLIITALAINSERRKVYNEPAQKAPSPRDSIIEQDSLKENVHKNSVREDEFSGESAKSEALTSSGSVEKAADDAVQVLEEKEAEAAEPSQGAYNPETGEINWDCPCLGGMATGPCGEQFKAAFSCFVYSEAEPKGVDCVELFKVMQDCFRDHPEVYGEEIDDDDEAPTQEEKMEEKVEAAKEETAAPAAAP is encoded by the exons ATGTTCGCCCGCTCATTCTCCAACGCTTCTCGAACAATTGCGCGTCGATCTCTCAGCACCCGCTCTGGACCTGCGCCTTCGTCTTTATGGTCTTCCCGTAACGCCGTTATTGCAGGTACAACGCTCATTATCACTGCGTTGGCAATTAACTCTGAGAGGCGGAAGGTATACAACGAGCCCGCCCAGAAGGCCCCTAGCCCTAGGGATAGTATAATTGAGCAGGACAGTTTGAAGGAGAACGTCCACAAGAATTCTG TCAGGGAAGACGAGTTTTCAGGGGAATCTGCCAAGTCTGAGGCTTTAACGTCATCAGGTAGCGTAGAGAAGGCCGCCGACGACGCTGTCCAAGTCCttgaggaaaaggaggctGAAGCCGCTGAGCCCTCACAAGGCGCTTACAACCCTGAGACCGGGGAGATCAACTGGGATTGCCCT TGTCTTGGTGGTATGGCCACCGGCCCTTGCGGCGAGCAGTTTAAGGCCGCCTTCTCGTGCTTCGTCTACTCTGAGGCTGAGCCCAAGGGTGTTGACTGTGTTGAGTTATTCAAGGTGATGCAGGACTGCTTCAGGGACCACCCCGAAGTTTATGGAGAGG AGATtgatgacgacgatgagGCTCCTACCCAGGAGGAAAaaatggaggaaaaggtTGAGGCGGCCAAAGAGGAGACTGCTGCCCCCGCTGCTGCTCCTTAG
- a CDS encoding protein EFR3, which yields MGCIPCRTLQPEVTHLKACYPPPKALLTAGPEYRPLSQDLSKLTYFATNKPSKLAKIGEELEKRVTLESARASSGNHKYRASLLISLAILRALLTECKRDIALFARSTLRVIDKSLDVRVYQHGGIDLEVVGRAAAAFIAYTTYTDGSAVGVDDILTKTYFDILRKFGSMATVSLLDSGEKPDMEQQNRTRLIALAGLNGAATSDTIFASTRDFPRQIDLIIPPLLVNIFEGQISELKLETAKIGMDASPSPYFTEFAAKGPIAQRKAPSLHAHIPGEKGPTSADVISAALRSLHSLLQQCNVTQASQIIDRLVMFLDKHGWQYAERDCFVAEQVTAWIPLQYRFIVPTRLVEVLIGLQDAPPTPKYTSTLAMVTTILNSTTSLVGLGVTDLLQNLISLIIRRLHFDLCDALLPLLVQCISSLGTHIYYADQINDIVEELALRIAEIPSSDSARSEIIRILTCCISGVMIITDAADNDAESKQGNNVSQPTPSTPGSLTPPNKGKSPAPAETPFLTPLFEYPRSQAHRSSRRNPIFSEVWQETLPLLCEADYAVRSTYARALILFLETEMQRGPTPSATPDKQNVQNRGKEKHFSANMGTYRFCHALNATVYSLMMSSCLGLGDGDGIPTGVPITATASPELHAAANTNPTTSVVTVKDSDSPVALAPESGRPSPASGGSGSEGVTPNREKGVSFKVTAPSPGETPAQAQSRSGANTPPKRNSRSHRPSLPFNRLQSYTHLSSFDNVATPLDFAAALRILDAMHTVVPVAALVTGTPMLLALDRDAGNELVRRPGDGRAGAWVLERKRAIRELVCLVWRRIGDRWGVAEIDELANRALASLPEPYLIPPYPAPASPLVFLSLPEEPVSFVQHTLEGESSSTAKPLLDQDTLLNVLVKCRTVQQVTRMDEAGLMKMFNGNWSVERAIMDSVERFSSVNIQPDDDSHYNAASALLMSMNNASYQSVNGQRYSRTVDVTDLRDALGGRVDTVSTSDAPSVTSFDDSFHSQSAPRSSSQARRMNKEADVKEVLKDIFKDKKKGAKAPKGFVINRVKGGSEGKDVKRGSEGKDVRTSTRGENSLGMSGMPQEEGAARNDVVRGPSLDLSLGRPIDMPSSS from the exons ATGGGCTGTATCCCCTGTAGAACTCTCCAGCCAGAGGTCACCCATCTCAAAGCCTGCTATCCTCCGCCAAAAGCGCTCCTCACCGCAGGCCCAGAATACCGTCCGCTCTCCCAGGACCTCTCCAAACTCACCTATTTTGCGACAAACAAGCCATCCAAGCTCGCAAAGATCGGCGAAGAACTCGAGAAACGTGTTACTTTGGAATCGGCCAGAGCCAGCTCAGGCAACCACAAATACCGTGCCAGCCTCCTCATCAGTCTTGCCATTCTACGTGCCCTCTTGACGGAATGTAAACGCGATATTGCTCTTTTCGCCCGTTCCACGTTGCGTGTGATTGACAAGAGTCTCGATGTACGGGTGTACCAGCACGGAGGTATTGATCTCGAGGTCGTCGGCAGGGCTGCAGCTGCCTTCATCGCGTATACAACGTATACCGATGGATCCGCCGTGGGCGTGGATGACATCCTTACCAAGACATATTTTGATATCCTGCGCAAGTTTGGCAGCATGGCCACTGTAAGCTTGCTTGACTCGGGCGAGAAACCGGATATGGAGCAGCAGAATCGAACAAGGCTTATAGCTCTTGCCGGACTGAACGGCGCAGCCACTTCGGACACCATCTTTGCTTCTACCAGAGACTTTCCCCGGCAGATTGATCTTATCATACCCCCCTTGCTGGTCAACATCTTTGAAGGGCAAATATCCGAGCTCAAGCTCGAGACCGCAAAGATTGGTATGGATGCCAGTCCTTCACCGTACTTTACCGAATTTGCGGCGAAGGGCCCGATCGCCCAGCGCAAAGCGCCTAGCTTGCATGCGCATATCCCAGGAGAAAAGGGTCCTACCTCTGCCGATGTCATATCTGCCGCTCTCCGCTCACTTCACTCACTTCTTCAGCAGTGCAATGTCACTCAAGCATCCCAGATCATAGACCGGCTAGTGATGTTCCTCGACAAGCATGGGTGGCAGTATGCCGAGAGGGACTGTTTTGTCGCAGAACAAGTGACGGCGTGGATACCCTTGCAGTACAGATTTATCGTCCCCACCCGGCTCGTCGAAGTCCTTATAGGCCTGCAAGACGCGCCACCTACACCCAAATATACGTCGACGCTTGCCATGGTGACCACCATTCTCAACTCTACCACCTCCCTCGTCGGGTTGGGCGTCACCGACCTCTTACAAAATctcatctccctcatcATCCGCCGACTCCACTTTGACCTCTGTGacgctcttcttcccctaCTCGTACAGTGTATCAGCAGCCTTGGGACGCACATTTACTACGCCGATCAGATCAATGATATCGTCGAAGAGCTCGCGCTACGTATTGCCGAAATTCCATCAAGTGATTCCGCCAGATCAGAAATTATCAGGATATTGACATGCTGTATCTCGGGTGTGATGATCATTACCGATGCAGCCGATAACGATGCAGAGTCTAAACAAGGTAATAACGTTTCCCAACCAACACCGAGCACCCCTGGTAGCCTCACACCTCCTAACAAGGGTAAATCGCCAGCTCCAGCAGAGACACCGTTTCTTACACCTCTTTTCGAATATCCACGCTCTCAAGCCCACCGTTCATCACGACGCAACCCCATTTTCTCAGAAGTGTGGCAAGAAACCCTCCCACTTTTATGCGAAGCTGATTATGCCGTACGATCAACTTATGCGCGCGCTTTGATTCTGTTCTTGGAAACTGAGATGCAAAGGGGTCCAACGCCAAGTGCGACACCTGATAAGCAAAATGTACAAAAtagaggaaaggaaaaacaTTTTTCTGCGAATATGGGGACGTACAGGTTCTGTCATGCGCTCAACGCAACGGTGTACTCACTCATGATGAGTTCTTGCCTTGGTCTGGGCGATGGGGATGGCATCCCTACAGGAGTCCCGATAACAGCGACAGCTTCGCCAGAATTACATGCTGCTGCCAATACCAACCCCACCACGTCCGTCGTCACCGTCAAAGATTCGGATTCCCCCGTCGCTCTTGCTCCGGAATCCGGTCGTCCTTCCCCTGCCTCTGGCGGCTCTGGATCTGAGGGCGTTACGCCTAACCGCGAGAAGGGCGTCTCCTTCAAAGTCACTGCGCCTTCCCCTGGCGAGACACCCGCCCAGGCGCAATCCAGATCAGGCGCCAACACCCCCCCCAAAAGAAACAGTCGTTCCCATCGCCCTTCCTTACCTTTCAACCGGCTCCAGTCTTATACCCATCTCTCCTCATTTGATAACGTCGCGACCCCCCTGGACTTTGCTGCTGCCCTTCGTATCCTCGACGCGATGCATACGGTAGTCCCTGTAGCAGCGCTTGTCACTGGAACACCAATGTTGTTGGCCCTCGATAGAGACGCAGGGAACGAGCTTGTGAGAAGACCGGGTGATGGACGGGCTGGAGCGTGGGtgttggagaggaagagggcgatTAGGGAGTTGGTTTGCTTGGtttggaggaggattgGGGACAGGTGGGGGGTCGCAGAGATCGATGAGTTGGCGAACAGG GCTTTGGCTTCCCTACCTGAACCATACCTCATCCCGCCATACCCCGCCCCAGCCAGTCCGCTCGTCTTTTTATCTCTCCCCGAAGAACCAGTTTCGTTCGTTCAACATACTCTTGAAGGCGAATCATCCTCGACAGCGAAACCGCTGTTAGATCAAGATACCTTGCTCAATGTACTCGTGAAATGTAGGACAGTCCAGCAGGTGACACGGATGGATGAAGCTGGATTGATGAAAATGTTTAATGGGAACTGGAGTGTAGAGCGGGCTATCATGGACT CTGTAGAAAGGTTCTCTTCAGTCAATATCCAACCTGACGATGATTCCCATTACAACGCTGCTAGCGCACTGCTCATGAGTATGAACAATGCCAGCTACCAGAGTGTCAACGGTCAAAGATACTCGCGGACAGTCGATGTTACGGACTTGAGAGATGCTCTGG GTGGACGAGTAGATACTGTCTCTACCTCTGACGCACCCTCCGTCACCTCCTTCGATGattctttccattctcaATCTGCCCCTCGATCAAGCTCACaggcgaggaggatgaacaAGGAAGCAGATGTTAAGGAAGTTTTGAAAGATATATTCAAGgataagaagaagggggCAAAAGCGCCCAAAGGTTTCGTCATCAATAGGGTAAAGGGTGGAAGTGAGGGTAAGGACGTTAAGCGTGGAAGTGAGGGTAAGGACGTTAGGACGTCGACGAGGGGCGAGAATAGTTTGGGGATGAGTGGCATGCCTCAAGAGGAAGGTGCGGCTAGGAACGACGTGGTTAGAGGGCCATCTTTGGATCTTTCATTGGGCCGGCCAATCGATATGCCCAGCAGCAGCTGA